From Polyodon spathula isolate WHYD16114869_AA chromosome 26, ASM1765450v1, whole genome shotgun sequence, one genomic window encodes:
- the LOC121300588 gene encoding SEC14-like protein 5 isoform X3: protein MVQKYQSPVRVHKYPFEMVMAAYERRFPTCPQIPVFLGSEILSESRSEDGSLHVLERSCKLNVDAPRLLKKIAGVEYVYFIQKNTLNWKERTLLIEARNETFSSRVTVNETCSYSVHPENEDWTCFEQSASLDIKSFFGFENTVEKIAMKQYTANIKRGKEVIEYYLNELRVEGVAVIPRWHPPEERIQAPPSLPRLASLPESRAEVELLEPSSTEPTASDADKLHADYIERYLGQLTPMQESGLIQLRRWLQETHKGKIPKDEHILRFLRARDFSVDKAREMLCQSLTWRKQYQVDYILEMWRPPSFLEEHYGGGWHFHDRDGRPLYILRLGQMDTKGLVKALGEEALLRHVLSINEEGQKRCEENTKIFGRPITSWTCLVDLEGLNMRHLWRPGVKALLRIIEVVEANYPETLGRLLIVRAPRVFPVLWTLVSPFINDNTRQKFLIYSESCYQGAGGLVDYIGKEIIPDFLGGECLCNVPEGGLVPKSLYQTEEELESLDHIRLWTETIYQSASIFKGAPHEIVLEILEGCSVITWDFDILKGDVVFNIFHSKLSPQTMRKDPAVLPPIGNNVQLIERSWVLGADYSMVESPLSCREGESIQGSHITRWPGFYILQWKMKGHPFCTASALPRVDDVLATLQVSSHKCKVMYYTEVLASQDFRGSMTSLESCHSGFSQLSVSTTSSSQSQSSSLISR, encoded by the exons ATGGTGCAGAAATACCAGTCACCGGTCCGGGTTCACAAGTACCCCTTTGAAATGGTCATGGCG GCCTATGAAAGGAGGTTTCCGACCTGCCCCCAGATCCCAGTGTTCCTGGGCAGCGAGATTCTCAGTGAAAGCAGGAGTGAGGACGGATCTCTCCACGTTCTGGAACGGAGCTGCAAACTCAATGTGGACGCGCCTCGGCTCCTCAAAAAG ATCGCAGGTGTGGAGTATGTCTACTTCAttcagaaaaacacattaaactggAAGGAGCGGACGCTGCTCATCGAAGCACGAAATGAAACCTTTTCCAGCAGAGTCACCGTCAACGAGACCTGCAGTTATAGT GTCCACCCTGAAAACGAAGACTGGACCTGTTTTGAGCAGTCTGCCTCCTTGGATATTAAATCCTTCTTTGGCTTCGAGAACACTGTGGAGAAGATTGCAATGAAACAGTACACTGCCAACATCAAGCGG GGTAAAGAAGTGATCGAGTATTATCTGAACGAGCTGAGAGTGGAGGGTGTGGCTGTGATTCCCCGCTGGCACCCCCCGGAGGAGAGAATCCAGGCTCCACCCAGCCTGCCTCGCCTCGCCTCTCTCCCAGAGTCCCGGGCGGAGGTGGAGCTGCTGGAACCCAGCAGCACAGAGCCGACTGCGTCCGATG CAGACAAGTTGCATGCAGATTACATTGAGCGGTACCTGGGCCAGCTGACCCCGATGCAGGAGAGCGGTCTGATTCAGCTGAGACGCTGGCTGCAGGAAACACACAAAGGAAAG ATCCCTAAAGATGAGCACATCCTGCGCTTCCTGCGCGCCCGGGACTTCAGCGTGGACAAGGCACGCGAGATGCTGTGCCAGTCGCTCACATGGCGCAAGCAGTACCAGGTGGACTATATCCTGGAGATGTGGCGGCCGCCCAGCTTCCTGGAGGAGCACTACGGGGGAGGGTGGCACTTCCACGACCGGGACGGGCGCCCGCTGTACATCCTGCGCCTCGGACAGATGGACACCAAAGGGTTGGTAAAAGCTTTGGGAGAAGAGGCGCTGCTGAGACAT gttttatcgATCAATGAAGAGGGACAGAAAAGATGCGAGGAAAATACGAAGATATTCGGTCGACCGATCAC GTCTTGGACCTGCCTGGTGGACCTCGAAGGGTTAAACATGAGGCACCTGTGGAGGCCGGGGGTGAAAGCTCTCCTGCGGATCATTGAAGTCGTTGAAGCCAATTACCCCGAGACCCTGGGCCGGCTCCTGATTGTCCGAGCGCCGCGCGTCTTCCCTGTGCTCTGGACCCTG gtcagccCCTTTATAAATGACAACACCCGCCAGAAGTTCCTCATCTACAGCGAGAGTTGCTACCAGGGAGCAGGGGGGCTGGTAGACTACATTGGCAAGGAGATTATTCCAGATTTCTTGGGAGGAGAGTGTCTG TGTAACGTCCCGGAAGGAGGGCTGGTGCCCAAGTCTCTGTACCAAACTGAGGAGGAGCTGGAGAGCCTGGATCACATCAGACTCTGGACTGAGACCATCTATCAGTCTGCAAGCATCTTCAAAGGAGCGCCGCACGAG ATTGTTCTTGAGATTCTAGAAGGTTGCTCGGTGATCACCTGGGACTTTGACATCCTGAAAGGTGACGTGGTCTTTAACATATTCCACTCGAAGCTCTCGCCCCAGACCATGAGGAAGGACCCGGCAGTGCTGCCCCCCATAGGAAACAACGTGCAGCTGATTGAGAGGAGCTGGGTGCTGGGGGCAGATTATAGCATGGTGGAGTCCCCCCTCTCGTGCAGGGAGGGGGAGAGCATTCAG GGCTCTCACATCACGCGCTGGCCTGGCTTCTACATCCTGCAGTGGAAGATGAAGGGGCATCCGTTCTGCACAGCCTCAGCGCTGCCCCGCGTGGACGACGTGCTCGCCACCTTGCAGGTCTCCTCTCACAAGTGCAAAGTTATGTACTACACCGAGGTGCTGGCGTCCCAGGACTTCAG GGGGTCGATGACGAGTCTTGAGTCGTGTCACAGTGGATTCTCGCAGCTCAGTGTGAGCACCACGTCTTCcagccaatcacagagcagcTCCCTCATCTCCAGATAG
- the LOC121300589 gene encoding axin-1-like, whose protein sequence is MSVRSKGYPVDLGGSFTEDAPRPPVPGEEGELVAVDSRQYSHNFYSTKSEASTATPRRPDLDLGYEPEGSASPTPPYLKWAESLHSLLDDQDGTHLFRTFLKQEDCADLLDFWFACSGFRKLEASDGNEEKKLKLAKAIYRKYILDNNSIVSRQIKAATKSFIRDCVVRVHIEPAMLDQAQTEIQAMLEENTYPVFLKSDLYLEYTRTGGESPKLCPEHSSGSGTGTVQPGYLPTLNEDEEWKCDLQPEELEGDPTPTNRLTQKLLLETVSQRAASNKRNQDSREYRHGTWREPVNPYYVNTGYAMAPATSANDSEQQSLSSDADSLSLTDSSVDGIPPYRFRKLHRREMQESAKANGRVPLPHMPRTYRIPKDIHVEPQKFAAELSSRLEGVLREREAQEKLEERLKRSRAEEEGDDADVSAAPSLVSHKLPPAQPPHHFNSRYSDMSYMQLRDAHEENPESILDEHVQRVMKTPGCHSPKSRSPDGLPTGKHPSKPGLKAEAAGMYHHKHVYHHTHHHGTMKPKEQAEGEALQRGQSNLAWNGDPHHYATKTRNYADSMGMAPSPMDSLGHSSKGSTLSKRASKKAEPLKTEDSRNFEMPAPPEDMERNQKILQWMMEGEKESGRHKKTPYGSTGGVKKVPSHEPSRPSSIERPGAVHPWVTAQLRNNVQPSHPFIQDPTMPPNPAPNPLTQLEEARRRLEEEKRTASLQAKQRHRTQKKQPCESLVVAYYFCGEPIPYRTSVKGRVVTLGQFKELLTKKGSYRYYFKKVSDEFDCGVVFEEVREDDAILPIFEEKIIGKVEKID, encoded by the exons ATGAGTGTGAGATCGAAAGGCTACCCTGTGGATCTCGGGGGCAGCTTCACCGAAGACGCCCCCAGGCCACCGGTCCCTGGCGAGGAAGGGGAGCTGGTGGCTGTGGATTCCCGGCAGTATAGCCACAACTTCTACTCCACCAAGAGCGAGGCTTCCACAGCCACGCCGCGCCGGCCGGACCTGGACCTTGGCTATGAGCCCGAGGGCAGCGCCTCCCCCACGCCGCCCTACCTCAAGTGGGCCGAGTCGCTGCACTCCCTGCTGGACGACCAGGACGGGACCCACCTGTTCCGCACCTTCCTGAAGCAGGAGGACTGTGCCGACCTGCTCGACTTCTGGTTCGCCTGCAGCGGCTTCCGCAAGCTGGAGGCGAGCGACGGCAACGAGGAGAAGAAGCTCAAGCTGGCCAAGGCCATCTACAGGAAATACATCCTGGACAACAACAGCATCGTGTCGAGGCAGATCAAAGCAGCCACCAAGAGCTTCATCAGGGACTGTGTGGTGAGGGTGCACATCGAGCCGGCAATGCTGGACCAGGCGCAGACGGAGATCCAGGCCATGCTGGAGGAGAACACGTACCCCGTGTTCCTCAAGTCCGATCTCTATCTGGAGTACACCCGCACAGGCGGGGAGAGCCCCAAGCTCTGCCCTGAACACAGCTCCGGCTCTGGGACTGGGACGGTCCAGCCCGGATATTTGCCCACTCTGAATGAGGACGAGGAGTGGAAATGCGACCTGCAGCCGGAGGAGTTGGAGGGGGACCCCACTCCCACTAACAGGCTCACTCAGAAACTGCTGCTGGAGACTGTGAGCCAGCGAGCCGCCAGCAACAAGAGGAACCAGGATAGCAGGGAGTACAG aCACGGAACGTGGCGGGAGCCTGTCAACCCTTACTATGTGAACACCGGGTACGCCATGGCCCCCGCCACGAGCGCCAACGACAGCGAGCAGCAGAGCCTGTCCAGCGACGCGGACTCCCTCTCCCTGACGGACAGCAGTGT AGATGGGATCCCTCCGTACCGATTCCGAAAACTCCACCGTCGAGAGATGCAGGAAAGTGCCAAAGCCAACGGACGAGTGCCGCTACCTCATATGCCT CGCACATACCGGATTCCGAAGGATATCCACGTTGAGCCGCAGAAGTTTGCTGCCGAGCTGAGCAGCAGACTGGAGGGGGTCCTGAGGGAGCGAGAAGCCCAGGAGAAGCTGGAGGAGAGACTGAAGCGA TCCCGTGCT GAGGAGGAAGGGGATGACGCAGATGTCTCTGCTGCTCCCTCGCTGGTCAGTCACAAGCTGCCCCCTGCCCAGCCCCCTCACCACTTCAACTCGCGCTACTCTGACATGTCCTACATGCAGCTGCGGGACGCTCACGAGGAGAACCCAGAGTCCATCCTGGACGAGCACGTCCAGCGCGTCATGAAGACGCCCGGCTGCCACTCCCCCAAGTCACGCTCTCCAGACGGGCTGCCCACGGGCAAGCACCCGTCCAAACCGGGGCTGAAGGCGGAGGCAGCTGGCATGTACCACCACAAGCACGTGTACCACCACACCCACCACCACGGCACAATGAAACCCAAAGAGCAGGCTGAGGGGGAGGCCTTGCAGAGGGGGCAGAGCAACCTGGCCTGGAACGGGGATCCACACCACTATGCAACCAAGACTCGCAACTACGCAGACAGCATGGGCATGGCGCCCAGCCCCATGGACTCACTGGGGCACAG TAGTAAAGGAAGCACGCTATCTAAACGCGCCTCCAAGAAGGCGGAACCCCTGAAAACGGAGGACAGTCGGAACTTTGAGATGCCCGCGCCTCCCGAGGACATGGAGAGAAACCAGAAGATCCTGCAGTGGATGATGGAAGGGGAGAAGGAATCTGGGCGACACAAAAAGACGCCGTACGG AAGCACCGGCGGGGTGAAGAAGGTGCCGAGTCACGAGCCGTCCAGACCCAGCTCGATCGAGAGGCCGGGGGCAGTGCACCCCTGGGTCACCGCCCAGCTCCGCAACAACGTGCAGCCCTCACACCCCTTCATCCAGGACCCTACCATGCCTCCCAACCCCGCCCCCAACCCCCTCACCCAGCTGGAGGAGGCTCGCCGGCGGCTTGAGGAGGAGAAGAGGACTGCCTCCCTGCAGGCCAAGCAGAG GCATAGAACCCAGAAGAAGCAGCCTTGCGAGAGCCTTGTCGTGGCGTATTACTTCTGCGGGGAGCCCATCCCCTACAGGACCTCGGTAAAAGGACGCGTGGTCACGCTGGGGCAGTTCAAGGAGCTGTTGACCAAGAAAGGGAGCTACAG GTATTACTTCAAGAAGGTGAGCGACGAGTTTGACTGCGGGGTGGTGTTTGAAGAGGTTCGTGAAGACGACGCGATCCTGCCCATCTTTGAAGAGAAGATCATTGGCAAAGTAGAGAAGATTGACTGA
- the LOC121300588 gene encoding SEC14-like protein 5 isoform X1 — MVQKYQSPVRVHKYPFEMVMAAYERRFPTCPQIPVFLGSEILSESRSEDGSLHVLERSCKLNVDAPRLLKKIAGVEYVYFIQKNTLNWKERTLLIEARNETFSSRVTVNETCSYSVHPENEDWTCFEQSASLDIKSFFGFENTVEKIAMKQYTANIKRGKEVIEYYLNELRVEGVAVIPRWHPPEERIQAPPSLPRLASLPESRAEVELLEPSSTEPTASDADKLHADYIERYLGQLTPMQESGLIQLRRWLQETHKGKSEAGEWKPEKIPKDEHILRFLRARDFSVDKAREMLCQSLTWRKQYQVDYILEMWRPPSFLEEHYGGGWHFHDRDGRPLYILRLGQMDTKGLVKALGEEALLRHVLSINEEGQKRCEENTKIFGRPITSWTCLVDLEGLNMRHLWRPGVKALLRIIEVVEANYPETLGRLLIVRAPRVFPVLWTLVSPFINDNTRQKFLIYSESCYQGAGGLVDYIGKEIIPDFLGGECLCNVPEGGLVPKSLYQTEEELESLDHIRLWTETIYQSASIFKGAPHEIVLEILEGCSVITWDFDILKGDVVFNIFHSKLSPQTMRKDPAVLPPIGNNVQLIERSWVLGADYSMVESPLSCREGESIQGSHITRWPGFYILQWKMKGHPFCTASALPRVDDVLATLQVSSHKCKVMYYTEVLASQDFRGSMTSLESCHSGFSQLSVSTTSSSQSQSSSLISR, encoded by the exons ATGGTGCAGAAATACCAGTCACCGGTCCGGGTTCACAAGTACCCCTTTGAAATGGTCATGGCG GCCTATGAAAGGAGGTTTCCGACCTGCCCCCAGATCCCAGTGTTCCTGGGCAGCGAGATTCTCAGTGAAAGCAGGAGTGAGGACGGATCTCTCCACGTTCTGGAACGGAGCTGCAAACTCAATGTGGACGCGCCTCGGCTCCTCAAAAAG ATCGCAGGTGTGGAGTATGTCTACTTCAttcagaaaaacacattaaactggAAGGAGCGGACGCTGCTCATCGAAGCACGAAATGAAACCTTTTCCAGCAGAGTCACCGTCAACGAGACCTGCAGTTATAGT GTCCACCCTGAAAACGAAGACTGGACCTGTTTTGAGCAGTCTGCCTCCTTGGATATTAAATCCTTCTTTGGCTTCGAGAACACTGTGGAGAAGATTGCAATGAAACAGTACACTGCCAACATCAAGCGG GGTAAAGAAGTGATCGAGTATTATCTGAACGAGCTGAGAGTGGAGGGTGTGGCTGTGATTCCCCGCTGGCACCCCCCGGAGGAGAGAATCCAGGCTCCACCCAGCCTGCCTCGCCTCGCCTCTCTCCCAGAGTCCCGGGCGGAGGTGGAGCTGCTGGAACCCAGCAGCACAGAGCCGACTGCGTCCGATG CAGACAAGTTGCATGCAGATTACATTGAGCGGTACCTGGGCCAGCTGACCCCGATGCAGGAGAGCGGTCTGATTCAGCTGAGACGCTGGCTGCAGGAAACACACAAAGGAAAG TCAGAAGCTGGTGAATGGAAACCAGAAAAG ATCCCTAAAGATGAGCACATCCTGCGCTTCCTGCGCGCCCGGGACTTCAGCGTGGACAAGGCACGCGAGATGCTGTGCCAGTCGCTCACATGGCGCAAGCAGTACCAGGTGGACTATATCCTGGAGATGTGGCGGCCGCCCAGCTTCCTGGAGGAGCACTACGGGGGAGGGTGGCACTTCCACGACCGGGACGGGCGCCCGCTGTACATCCTGCGCCTCGGACAGATGGACACCAAAGGGTTGGTAAAAGCTTTGGGAGAAGAGGCGCTGCTGAGACAT gttttatcgATCAATGAAGAGGGACAGAAAAGATGCGAGGAAAATACGAAGATATTCGGTCGACCGATCAC GTCTTGGACCTGCCTGGTGGACCTCGAAGGGTTAAACATGAGGCACCTGTGGAGGCCGGGGGTGAAAGCTCTCCTGCGGATCATTGAAGTCGTTGAAGCCAATTACCCCGAGACCCTGGGCCGGCTCCTGATTGTCCGAGCGCCGCGCGTCTTCCCTGTGCTCTGGACCCTG gtcagccCCTTTATAAATGACAACACCCGCCAGAAGTTCCTCATCTACAGCGAGAGTTGCTACCAGGGAGCAGGGGGGCTGGTAGACTACATTGGCAAGGAGATTATTCCAGATTTCTTGGGAGGAGAGTGTCTG TGTAACGTCCCGGAAGGAGGGCTGGTGCCCAAGTCTCTGTACCAAACTGAGGAGGAGCTGGAGAGCCTGGATCACATCAGACTCTGGACTGAGACCATCTATCAGTCTGCAAGCATCTTCAAAGGAGCGCCGCACGAG ATTGTTCTTGAGATTCTAGAAGGTTGCTCGGTGATCACCTGGGACTTTGACATCCTGAAAGGTGACGTGGTCTTTAACATATTCCACTCGAAGCTCTCGCCCCAGACCATGAGGAAGGACCCGGCAGTGCTGCCCCCCATAGGAAACAACGTGCAGCTGATTGAGAGGAGCTGGGTGCTGGGGGCAGATTATAGCATGGTGGAGTCCCCCCTCTCGTGCAGGGAGGGGGAGAGCATTCAG GGCTCTCACATCACGCGCTGGCCTGGCTTCTACATCCTGCAGTGGAAGATGAAGGGGCATCCGTTCTGCACAGCCTCAGCGCTGCCCCGCGTGGACGACGTGCTCGCCACCTTGCAGGTCTCCTCTCACAAGTGCAAAGTTATGTACTACACCGAGGTGCTGGCGTCCCAGGACTTCAG GGGGTCGATGACGAGTCTTGAGTCGTGTCACAGTGGATTCTCGCAGCTCAGTGTGAGCACCACGTCTTCcagccaatcacagagcagcTCCCTCATCTCCAGATAG
- the LOC121300588 gene encoding SEC14-like protein 1 isoform X2 yields the protein MVQKYQSPVRVHKYPFEMVMAAYERRFPTCPQIPVFLGSEILSESRSEDGSLHVLERSCKLNVDAPRLLKKIAGVEYVYFIQKNTLNWKERTLLIEARNETFSSRVTVNETCSYSVHPENEDWTCFEQSASLDIKSFFGFENTVEKIAMKQYTANIKRGKEVIEYYLNELRVEGVAVIPRWHPPEERIQAPPSLPRLASLPESRAEVELLEPSSTEPTASDDKLHADYIERYLGQLTPMQESGLIQLRRWLQETHKGKSEAGEWKPEKIPKDEHILRFLRARDFSVDKAREMLCQSLTWRKQYQVDYILEMWRPPSFLEEHYGGGWHFHDRDGRPLYILRLGQMDTKGLVKALGEEALLRHVLSINEEGQKRCEENTKIFGRPITSWTCLVDLEGLNMRHLWRPGVKALLRIIEVVEANYPETLGRLLIVRAPRVFPVLWTLVSPFINDNTRQKFLIYSESCYQGAGGLVDYIGKEIIPDFLGGECLCNVPEGGLVPKSLYQTEEELESLDHIRLWTETIYQSASIFKGAPHEIVLEILEGCSVITWDFDILKGDVVFNIFHSKLSPQTMRKDPAVLPPIGNNVQLIERSWVLGADYSMVESPLSCREGESIQGSHITRWPGFYILQWKMKGHPFCTASALPRVDDVLATLQVSSHKCKVMYYTEVLASQDFRGSMTSLESCHSGFSQLSVSTTSSSQSQSSSLISR from the exons ATGGTGCAGAAATACCAGTCACCGGTCCGGGTTCACAAGTACCCCTTTGAAATGGTCATGGCG GCCTATGAAAGGAGGTTTCCGACCTGCCCCCAGATCCCAGTGTTCCTGGGCAGCGAGATTCTCAGTGAAAGCAGGAGTGAGGACGGATCTCTCCACGTTCTGGAACGGAGCTGCAAACTCAATGTGGACGCGCCTCGGCTCCTCAAAAAG ATCGCAGGTGTGGAGTATGTCTACTTCAttcagaaaaacacattaaactggAAGGAGCGGACGCTGCTCATCGAAGCACGAAATGAAACCTTTTCCAGCAGAGTCACCGTCAACGAGACCTGCAGTTATAGT GTCCACCCTGAAAACGAAGACTGGACCTGTTTTGAGCAGTCTGCCTCCTTGGATATTAAATCCTTCTTTGGCTTCGAGAACACTGTGGAGAAGATTGCAATGAAACAGTACACTGCCAACATCAAGCGG GGTAAAGAAGTGATCGAGTATTATCTGAACGAGCTGAGAGTGGAGGGTGTGGCTGTGATTCCCCGCTGGCACCCCCCGGAGGAGAGAATCCAGGCTCCACCCAGCCTGCCTCGCCTCGCCTCTCTCCCAGAGTCCCGGGCGGAGGTGGAGCTGCTGGAACCCAGCAGCACAGAGCCGACTGCGTCCGATG ACAAGTTGCATGCAGATTACATTGAGCGGTACCTGGGCCAGCTGACCCCGATGCAGGAGAGCGGTCTGATTCAGCTGAGACGCTGGCTGCAGGAAACACACAAAGGAAAG TCAGAAGCTGGTGAATGGAAACCAGAAAAG ATCCCTAAAGATGAGCACATCCTGCGCTTCCTGCGCGCCCGGGACTTCAGCGTGGACAAGGCACGCGAGATGCTGTGCCAGTCGCTCACATGGCGCAAGCAGTACCAGGTGGACTATATCCTGGAGATGTGGCGGCCGCCCAGCTTCCTGGAGGAGCACTACGGGGGAGGGTGGCACTTCCACGACCGGGACGGGCGCCCGCTGTACATCCTGCGCCTCGGACAGATGGACACCAAAGGGTTGGTAAAAGCTTTGGGAGAAGAGGCGCTGCTGAGACAT gttttatcgATCAATGAAGAGGGACAGAAAAGATGCGAGGAAAATACGAAGATATTCGGTCGACCGATCAC GTCTTGGACCTGCCTGGTGGACCTCGAAGGGTTAAACATGAGGCACCTGTGGAGGCCGGGGGTGAAAGCTCTCCTGCGGATCATTGAAGTCGTTGAAGCCAATTACCCCGAGACCCTGGGCCGGCTCCTGATTGTCCGAGCGCCGCGCGTCTTCCCTGTGCTCTGGACCCTG gtcagccCCTTTATAAATGACAACACCCGCCAGAAGTTCCTCATCTACAGCGAGAGTTGCTACCAGGGAGCAGGGGGGCTGGTAGACTACATTGGCAAGGAGATTATTCCAGATTTCTTGGGAGGAGAGTGTCTG TGTAACGTCCCGGAAGGAGGGCTGGTGCCCAAGTCTCTGTACCAAACTGAGGAGGAGCTGGAGAGCCTGGATCACATCAGACTCTGGACTGAGACCATCTATCAGTCTGCAAGCATCTTCAAAGGAGCGCCGCACGAG ATTGTTCTTGAGATTCTAGAAGGTTGCTCGGTGATCACCTGGGACTTTGACATCCTGAAAGGTGACGTGGTCTTTAACATATTCCACTCGAAGCTCTCGCCCCAGACCATGAGGAAGGACCCGGCAGTGCTGCCCCCCATAGGAAACAACGTGCAGCTGATTGAGAGGAGCTGGGTGCTGGGGGCAGATTATAGCATGGTGGAGTCCCCCCTCTCGTGCAGGGAGGGGGAGAGCATTCAG GGCTCTCACATCACGCGCTGGCCTGGCTTCTACATCCTGCAGTGGAAGATGAAGGGGCATCCGTTCTGCACAGCCTCAGCGCTGCCCCGCGTGGACGACGTGCTCGCCACCTTGCAGGTCTCCTCTCACAAGTGCAAAGTTATGTACTACACCGAGGTGCTGGCGTCCCAGGACTTCAG GGGGTCGATGACGAGTCTTGAGTCGTGTCACAGTGGATTCTCGCAGCTCAGTGTGAGCACCACGTCTTCcagccaatcacagagcagcTCCCTCATCTCCAGATAG